One Anaerohalosphaeraceae bacterium DNA segment encodes these proteins:
- a CDS encoding sugar kinase → MGLELKKGCQYHLVVPTSMGVRLTPLNGQPMHCARLLMMQATSAETNVASVSSYLGLRVKVLTTFVKDSPIAQFIKDDLASRHMEYEGKEVPQGGPWGYRHQFNLADSGYGSRGPRVHNDRAGEVGRTLNVKDFDLERLFGKEGVQIIHMSGLIGALSPETGQFCLELARAAKRYGTKISFDLNYRASFWKNREKELRAIFTEIASVSDILVGNEEDFQLALGIEGPEAGGKDIAAKIDSFKGMISNVKKTFPNASVFATTLRQVLSTERHLWGAIMAEGNDWYVIEPREITVLDRIGGGDGFVGGLLYAILKGWEPAKWVQFGWAAGALATTLLTDYAQPADEEQIWSIWEGNARVKR, encoded by the coding sequence ATGGGCCTCGAATTGAAAAAAGGTTGTCAGTATCATCTCGTTGTTCCAACCAGTATGGGGGTTCGTTTGACGCCGCTGAACGGTCAGCCGATGCATTGTGCGCGTCTGCTGATGATGCAGGCCACCAGCGCCGAGACGAATGTTGCCAGTGTTTCCTCCTACCTGGGACTCCGCGTCAAAGTTTTGACAACCTTTGTCAAAGACAGCCCGATTGCCCAATTTATCAAAGATGACCTGGCCTCTCGTCATATGGAATATGAAGGCAAGGAAGTCCCGCAGGGCGGGCCGTGGGGGTACCGGCATCAGTTCAATCTGGCCGACAGCGGATACGGCAGCCGCGGACCTCGCGTGCACAATGACCGGGCCGGCGAGGTAGGGCGGACGCTGAATGTGAAGGATTTTGATTTGGAGCGTCTGTTCGGCAAAGAAGGGGTGCAGATTATCCATATGTCCGGTCTGATTGGGGCGCTTTCGCCGGAGACGGGGCAGTTTTGTCTGGAACTTGCTCGCGCCGCCAAACGGTATGGGACCAAGATTTCTTTTGACCTGAACTATCGGGCCTCATTCTGGAAGAATCGGGAAAAGGAATTGCGAGCCATCTTTACGGAAATTGCATCGGTTTCGGATATCCTGGTCGGCAATGAAGAGGATTTCCAGCTGGCACTCGGCATCGAAGGGCCGGAAGCAGGGGGCAAAGATATTGCCGCCAAGATTGACAGTTTCAAGGGGATGATTTCCAATGTCAAGAAGACCTTCCCGAACGCATCCGTTTTCGCCACAACGCTGCGGCAGGTGCTCAGCACCGAGCGTCATTTGTGGGGAGCGATTATGGCGGAGGGGAATGACTGGTATGTGATTGAGCCCCGCGAAATCACCGTGCTGGACCGCATCGGCGGGGGAGATGGGTTTGTCGGCGGTCTGCTGTATGCGATTTTAAAGGGCTGGGAACCGGCCAAGTGGGTTCAATTCGGCTGGGCGGCCGGAGCCCTGGCGACAACCCTTCTGACGGATTATGCACAGCCGGCCGATGAAGAGCAGATTTGGAGCATCTGGGAAGGCAACGCCCGCGTAAAACGCTAA
- the nifS gene encoding cysteine desulfurase NifS: MDSVIYMDNNATTKVDPAVVEEMLPYFEQWYGNPSSMHSFGGRVAKKIQQARERIAALLGCQPDEILFTSGGTESDNTAIHGTLAAYPRKRKIITTRVEHPAILSPCRHLEQHGYEIYELSVDRQGRLSLDELAEVLDDNTALVTIMYANNETGVIFPIEEIGALCRARGVPFHTDAVQAVGKIPLNLKDSTIDMLSLSGHKLHAPKGIGVLYIRRGVRLVPFILGGHQEAGRRGGTENVPGIIGLGKAAELAREYMEDENTRVRALRDRLEAKILATCPDTMVNGDRQNRLPNTLNVSFEYVEGESILMMLNQYGICASSGSACTSGSLEPSHVMRAMGVPFTAAHGSVRFSLSRFNTQQEVDFVGEKIGPIIHRLRQLSPFVKTA, encoded by the coding sequence ATGGACTCGGTCATTTATATGGACAACAATGCCACTACGAAGGTGGACCCGGCGGTTGTCGAAGAGATGCTGCCGTATTTTGAGCAATGGTACGGCAATCCCTCCAGCATGCATAGTTTCGGAGGCCGTGTAGCCAAGAAGATTCAGCAGGCCCGTGAACGGATTGCCGCGCTGCTCGGCTGCCAGCCCGATGAGATTCTGTTTACCAGCGGCGGCACCGAAAGCGACAATACGGCGATACACGGCACGCTGGCGGCCTATCCGCGCAAGCGAAAAATCATTACAACGCGCGTTGAGCATCCGGCGATTTTAAGTCCCTGCCGTCATCTTGAGCAGCACGGTTATGAAATCTATGAATTATCTGTTGACCGTCAGGGACGGCTGAGTCTGGATGAGCTGGCCGAGGTGCTCGATGACAACACGGCCCTGGTGACAATTATGTATGCCAACAATGAAACCGGTGTGATTTTCCCGATTGAGGAAATCGGGGCTCTCTGCCGGGCTCGCGGTGTACCATTTCATACCGATGCGGTGCAGGCCGTCGGGAAAATTCCGCTGAATCTCAAAGACAGCACAATCGACATGCTCAGTCTGTCCGGGCATAAACTTCACGCTCCCAAGGGAATCGGCGTCCTTTATATCCGCCGCGGCGTTCGTCTGGTGCCTTTTATTCTGGGAGGGCATCAGGAAGCGGGCCGGCGGGGAGGGACGGAAAATGTACCGGGCATTATCGGTTTGGGCAAAGCCGCCGAATTAGCTCGCGAATATATGGAGGATGAAAATACGCGCGTTCGGGCCCTTCGGGACCGTTTGGAGGCCAAAATTCTGGCGACATGCCCGGATACGATGGTCAACGGCGACCGTCAAAATCGGCTTCCGAACACCCTGAATGTCAGCTTCGAATATGTAGAAGGCGAATCGATTTTGATGATGCTCAATCAGTACGGCATTTGTGCCAGTTCCGGCTCGGCCTGTACCTCCGGTTCTCTGGAGCCCTCTCATGTAATGCGGGCGATGGGAGTCCCCTTTACGGCGGCTCACGGCTCCGTGCGGTTCAGTCTGAGCCGTTTCAATACCCAGCAGGAGGTCGATTTTGTCGGCGAGAAAATCGGGCCGATTATTCATCGCCTTCGCCAGTTAAGTCCTTTCGTTAAGACAGCTTAA